A genome region from Jeongeupia sp. HS-3 includes the following:
- the rbsC gene encoding ribose ABC transporter permease (functions to transport ribose at high affinity; forms a complex with RbsA2C2B) — MSPQTKATLQKLGPLIALVIMSAVLATMSPDFLTVGNLLNVLRQVSINALIAFGMTFVILLAGIDLSVGSILALSAAFMAGLMGSGMDPVVATSIGLISGALMGLVNGLIVTKGKVAPFIATLGTMTLYRGLTMVYTNGSPMTGFNSDFIYMLGSGYVFGIVPVPVVITLLVFGALWFVLKKTVFGRHVYAVGGNPEASKLSGVKVDRVQLWVYSMSGLMAALAGVILTSRLNSAQPTAGAGYELDAIAAVVIGGTSLAGGRGWIIGTLIGAVLLGVLNNGLNLLGVSSFYQQVIKGIIILLAVLIDRAGKK; from the coding sequence ATGAGCCCGCAAACCAAAGCCACCCTGCAAAAACTGGGACCGCTGATCGCACTGGTGATCATGTCTGCCGTGCTCGCGACCATGAGTCCGGACTTCCTCACCGTCGGCAACCTGCTGAACGTACTGCGTCAGGTATCGATCAACGCCCTGATCGCCTTCGGCATGACCTTCGTGATCCTGCTCGCCGGCATCGACTTGTCGGTCGGCTCCATTCTCGCGCTCTCGGCCGCCTTCATGGCCGGACTGATGGGCAGTGGCATGGATCCGGTCGTGGCCACCTCGATCGGCCTGATCTCCGGCGCGCTGATGGGCCTGGTCAACGGCCTGATCGTCACCAAGGGCAAGGTCGCACCGTTCATTGCCACGCTAGGCACCATGACGCTGTATCGCGGCCTGACCATGGTCTACACCAACGGCAGCCCGATGACGGGTTTCAACAGCGACTTCATCTACATGCTCGGCAGCGGCTACGTGTTCGGCATCGTGCCGGTGCCGGTGGTGATTACGCTGCTGGTCTTCGGCGCACTGTGGTTCGTGCTGAAGAAAACCGTGTTCGGCCGTCATGTCTACGCCGTCGGCGGCAACCCTGAAGCCTCCAAGCTGTCCGGGGTAAAGGTCGATCGGGTACAGCTGTGGGTGTATTCGATGTCCGGCCTGATGGCCGCACTCGCCGGGGTAATCCTGACTTCGCGACTGAATTCCGCCCAGCCGACCGCCGGCGCCGGTTACGAACTCGACGCGATCGCCGCGGTCGTCATCGGCGGCACCAGTCTGGCTGGCGGGCGCGGCTGGATCATCGGCACACTGATCGGTGCGGTCCTGCTTGGGGTGCTGAATAATGGCCTCAACCTGCTTGGCGTATCGTCGTTCTACCAGCAGGTCATCAAGGGCATCATCATTCTGCTCGCGGTACTGATCGACCGGGCCGGAAAAAAGTAA
- the rbsD gene encoding D-ribose pyranase, whose product MKKHGILNSDIARVLATLGHTDCIVIGDCGLPIPDHVERIDLALRIGEPRFFDVLDEVLKDMQVERAVFATEALDQNEAVMSRATTMAGDGIEIAYVAHDELKRLSHSARAVIRTGEATPYANVVLYAGVIF is encoded by the coding sequence ATGAAAAAGCACGGCATCCTCAATAGCGATATCGCCCGCGTCCTGGCGACGCTGGGCCACACCGACTGCATCGTCATCGGCGACTGCGGCCTGCCGATTCCCGATCATGTCGAACGCATCGATCTGGCGCTGCGCATCGGCGAACCGCGCTTTTTCGACGTCCTCGACGAAGTGCTCAAGGACATGCAGGTCGAACGCGCGGTGTTCGCCACCGAAGCGCTCGACCAGAACGAGGCCGTGATGAGCCGCGCGACGACGATGGCCGGTGACGGCATCGAGATCGCCTATGTCGCCCACGACGAACTGAAGCGGCTGTCGCACTCTGCCCGCGCGGTGATCCGCACCGGCGAAGCCACGCCTTACGCCAATGTCGTGCTGTATGCCGGCGTGATCTTCTGA
- a CDS encoding bifunctional nicotinamide-nucleotide adenylyltransferase/Nudix hydroxylase produces MAKQFDYLVFIGRFQPVHNGHLKLIHAALEHADKLIVICGSARQAASPRNPFTLAEREAMLRMALPDELQHRVFMVGCSDRMYNDQQWVTEIQNQVDKVIAVDTASLGHRAAEFRIGIVGSRRSRNAWYLELFPQWQRLDVEDEPDIDAQRVRDALFDAGGTAFDACAARLPPTVFDWLQTFRAGEVYPRLLAEYRYLQDFRRAWAVAPYPPTFVTVDAVVIHSGHILLVRRRGMPGRGLWALPGGFINQDEPIRDAVIRELKEETRLKVPAPVLAGSIRASRVFDHPQRSLRGRTITHGFLIELTPTGEGLPKVRGGDDADRAQWVPLFEFNRMETELFEDHFYIVNWFLGQI; encoded by the coding sequence ATGGCAAAACAATTCGATTACCTCGTATTCATCGGCCGCTTCCAGCCGGTGCACAACGGCCACCTGAAACTGATCCACGCCGCGCTTGAGCATGCGGATAAATTGATCGTGATTTGCGGTTCGGCCCGGCAGGCGGCGAGCCCGCGCAATCCGTTCACGCTGGCCGAGCGCGAGGCGATGTTGCGCATGGCCTTGCCGGACGAGTTGCAGCACCGGGTATTCATGGTCGGCTGCTCGGACCGGATGTACAACGATCAGCAATGGGTGACCGAGATCCAGAATCAGGTCGACAAGGTGATTGCCGTCGATACCGCCAGCCTCGGCCATCGCGCCGCCGAGTTCCGCATCGGTATCGTCGGCAGCCGCCGCAGCCGCAATGCCTGGTATCTGGAGTTGTTCCCGCAGTGGCAACGGCTGGATGTTGAGGATGAACCCGATATCGATGCGCAGCGCGTTCGCGATGCCTTGTTCGATGCCGGCGGCACGGCGTTCGATGCGTGTGCGGCCAGATTGCCGCCGACGGTGTTCGACTGGTTGCAGACGTTTCGCGCCGGCGAGGTATACCCGCGCTTGCTGGCCGAGTACCGCTACCTGCAGGACTTCCGCCGTGCCTGGGCGGTGGCGCCGTATCCGCCGACCTTTGTGACTGTCGATGCGGTGGTGATCCACTCTGGGCATATTCTGCTGGTGCGCCGTCGCGGCATGCCGGGCAGGGGCTTGTGGGCCTTACCCGGCGGCTTCATCAATCAGGACGAGCCGATTCGCGACGCGGTCATTCGCGAGCTGAAAGAAGAAACCCGCCTCAAGGTGCCGGCGCCGGTGCTCGCCGGGTCGATCCGGGCCAGCCGGGTGTTCGATCACCCGCAACGCTCCTTGCGCGGGCGAACGATTACGCACGGCTTTTTGATCGAACTGACGCCAACCGGTGAGGGCTTGCCCAAGGTGCGCGGTGGCGATGATGCCGACCGGGCGCAGTGGGTGCCGCTGTTCGAGTTCAACCGGATGGAAACCGAGCTGTTCGAGGATCACTTTTATATCGTCAACTGGTTCCTCGGCCAGATCTGA
- the rbsB gene encoding ribose ABC transporter substrate-binding protein RbsB, protein MKPWIKPLLIGAIALGLAACSKQGPDSSAASGAAASGEPVIGLAVSTQNNPFFVTLRQAAEAEAKAQGIKLIAVDAQDDAAKQIASIEDLIQKKVSVILINPTDSDALANAVRSANNAKIPVISIDRTINGGDVVAHIASDNVEGGRMAANFLLDQIKHQGKIIELEGIPGSSAARERGQGFNEIVNTVKDVQVVAKQPADFDRAKGLTVTENILQGNKGVKALFAQNDEMALGAAQAVKAAGLKDVVIVGFDATNDAIAAVKAGTLAATVQQKPDLMGKMAVDTAKQLIDGKQVPKSIPVPLNLVTKENAQ, encoded by the coding sequence ATGAAACCGTGGATCAAACCCCTGCTGATTGGCGCCATCGCCCTTGGTCTGGCCGCTTGCTCGAAGCAAGGCCCGGACAGCAGCGCCGCCTCGGGCGCAGCCGCCAGCGGCGAGCCGGTGATCGGCCTGGCCGTCTCGACCCAGAACAACCCCTTCTTCGTCACCCTGCGCCAAGCCGCCGAAGCCGAAGCCAAGGCGCAGGGCATCAAGCTGATCGCCGTCGATGCCCAGGATGATGCCGCCAAGCAGATTGCCAGCATCGAAGACCTGATCCAGAAGAAGGTCAGCGTCATTCTGATCAACCCGACCGATTCGGACGCACTGGCCAACGCCGTGCGTAGCGCCAACAACGCCAAGATTCCGGTGATCTCGATCGACCGCACCATCAACGGCGGCGACGTGGTTGCGCACATCGCCTCGGACAACGTCGAAGGCGGCCGCATGGCAGCCAACTTCCTGCTCGACCAGATCAAGCATCAGGGCAAGATCATCGAACTTGAAGGCATTCCGGGTTCGTCGGCCGCACGCGAACGTGGCCAGGGCTTCAACGAGATCGTCAACACGGTCAAGGATGTGCAGGTCGTTGCCAAACAGCCGGCCGACTTCGATCGTGCCAAGGGCCTGACCGTGACCGAGAACATCCTGCAGGGCAACAAGGGTGTGAAGGCCCTGTTCGCCCAGAACGATGAAATGGCGCTGGGCGCAGCGCAAGCGGTGAAAGCGGCCGGGCTGAAAGACGTGGTCATCGTCGGCTTCGACGCCACCAACGATGCGATTGCCGCAGTCAAGGCCGGCACGCTCGCCGCCACCGTGCAGCAAAAGCCGGACCTGATGGGCAAGATGGCCGTCGATACCGCCAAGCAACTGATCGATGGCAAGCAGGTGCCCAAGTCCATTCCTGTGCCGCTGAACCTGGTGACCAAGGAAAACGCGCAGTAA
- a CDS encoding sugar ABC transporter ATP-binding protein, with protein sequence MVVKMKDVSKAFGPVKVLEGVDFELKRGEIHALMGENGAGKSTLMKILCGVYQADYGSIEIEGRPVEIRDTKDAERHGIAMIHQELNLIPQLSVIDNLFLGREKHKGGVLDSRKMRELALEYLAHLGVKNIDPDIEAGKLSIGQQQMVEIAKALSLNAQVLIMDEPTAALTDREIEVLFGLMRDLKSRGVGIVYVSHRMEEIFEICDRISVLRDGQFVGQRVIKDTSFDEIVKMMVGREIGDRFPKRNVALGDVRLRVSDLDDGHAISDVNFEVHAGEVLGISGLMGSGRSEIVWALFGAGKRKHGQVWLDGEAIDIRNPVEAIDLGIGFVTEDRKSQGLVLGMSVKENITLTHLSKLARAGVVNSGEENHEVAGLIERLKIRTRDAELDVKSLSGGNQQKIVFAKWLGITPKVLFLDEPTRGVDVGGKAEIYQIINELAANGVAIVMVSSELPEVLSMSDRILVMHQGRQAGIFDTKTATQETIMHAATGGQ encoded by the coding sequence ATGGTTGTAAAAATGAAGGACGTCAGCAAGGCCTTCGGCCCGGTCAAGGTGCTCGAAGGCGTCGACTTCGAACTCAAGCGCGGCGAAATCCACGCGCTGATGGGCGAGAACGGCGCCGGCAAGTCAACGCTGATGAAAATCCTCTGCGGGGTTTATCAGGCCGATTACGGCAGCATCGAAATCGAAGGCAGACCGGTCGAAATCCGCGACACCAAGGACGCCGAGCGCCACGGCATTGCGATGATTCATCAGGAACTCAACCTGATTCCGCAACTGTCGGTGATCGACAACCTGTTTCTGGGGCGCGAAAAGCACAAGGGCGGCGTGCTCGATTCACGCAAGATGCGCGAACTGGCGCTTGAATACCTGGCGCATCTGGGCGTGAAGAACATCGACCCGGACATCGAGGCCGGCAAGCTGTCGATCGGTCAGCAGCAGATGGTCGAAATCGCCAAGGCGCTGAGCCTGAACGCGCAAGTGCTGATCATGGACGAACCGACCGCGGCACTGACCGACCGCGAGATCGAGGTGCTGTTCGGGCTGATGCGCGACCTCAAGTCGCGCGGTGTCGGCATCGTTTATGTCTCGCACCGGATGGAAGAAATTTTCGAAATCTGCGACCGGATTTCGGTATTGCGCGACGGCCAGTTCGTCGGCCAGCGCGTGATCAAGGACACGAGCTTCGACGAAATCGTCAAGATGATGGTCGGCCGCGAAATCGGCGACCGCTTCCCCAAACGCAACGTGGCACTCGGCGACGTCCGCCTCAGGGTCAGCGACCTCGACGACGGCCACGCGATCTCCGACGTCAACTTTGAAGTCCACGCCGGCGAAGTGCTCGGCATCTCCGGGCTGATGGGGTCGGGGCGCAGCGAGATTGTCTGGGCGCTGTTCGGCGCCGGCAAGCGCAAACACGGTCAGGTCTGGCTTGATGGCGAAGCGATCGACATACGCAATCCGGTTGAAGCCATCGATCTTGGCATCGGCTTTGTTACCGAAGACCGCAAAAGCCAGGGGCTGGTACTGGGGATGTCGGTCAAGGAAAACATCACCCTCACCCACCTTTCCAAGCTGGCACGCGCCGGCGTGGTCAACAGCGGCGAAGAGAACCACGAGGTGGCCGGGCTGATCGAGCGGCTGAAAATCCGAACTCGTGACGCCGAGCTCGACGTCAAATCACTGTCGGGCGGCAATCAGCAAAAAATCGTCTTCGCCAAGTGGCTGGGCATCACCCCCAAGGTGCTGTTTCTCGATGAACCGACCCGCGGGGTCGACGTCGGCGGCAAGGCGGAGATTTACCAGATCATCAACGAACTCGCCGCGAACGGCGTCGCCATTGTCATGGTGTCGTCCGAACTCCCCGAGGTGTTATCGATGAGCGATCGCATCCTCGTGATGCACCAAGGGCGGCAGGCCGGCATTTTCGACACCAAAACCGCCACCCAGGAAACCATCATGCACGCGGCAACCGGAGGACAATAA